One Halalkalicoccus tibetensis genomic region harbors:
- a CDS encoding helix-turn-helix domain-containing protein: MRELVFTLEYDPGRNAVADVLAEHPDAGIRSLSLHATPDSLWRVDHATGPSNALAAIEDAFLTTDYYADCLATDPCGATSETQVLDRSPETLVLYTYWERTPICASIPHLALENLGEGSLFETRHEGRRHTWRVVHSEGADVHAFFDALRAETGDGVELDVRRLAELSPSPAGSDSLPREQREALRAAAERGYYETPRAVDLAELAADLDVPRSTLAYRLRRAEAYLVSHFLERERLAEGVEPT, from the coding sequence ATGCGCGAACTCGTCTTCACCCTCGAGTACGACCCGGGCCGGAACGCGGTGGCGGACGTCCTCGCCGAGCACCCTGACGCGGGGATCCGATCGCTGTCGCTTCACGCGACCCCGGACAGCCTCTGGCGGGTCGATCACGCGACCGGGCCGTCCAACGCGCTCGCGGCGATCGAGGACGCCTTCCTCACGACGGACTACTACGCCGACTGTCTGGCGACCGACCCCTGCGGCGCGACCTCCGAGACGCAGGTGCTCGATCGCTCCCCCGAAACGCTCGTCCTCTACACCTACTGGGAACGGACCCCGATCTGCGCGTCGATCCCGCATCTCGCGCTCGAGAACCTCGGCGAGGGCTCCCTCTTCGAGACGCGCCACGAGGGGCGCCGTCACACCTGGCGGGTCGTTCACTCGGAGGGTGCCGACGTCCACGCCTTCTTCGACGCGCTGCGCGCCGAGACGGGCGACGGCGTCGAACTCGACGTCCGCCGGCTCGCCGAACTCTCGCCCTCGCCCGCCGGGAGCGATTCGCTTCCCCGCGAACAGCGCGAGGCGCTGCGGGCCGCGGCCGAGCGCGGCTACTACGAGACGCCCCGCGCGGTCGACCTCGCCGAGCTCGCCGCCGACCTCGACGTCCCGCGCTCGACGCTCGCCTACCGGCTGCGCCGCGCCGAGGCCTACCTCGTCTCGCACTTCCTCGAACGCGAGCGCCTCGCGGAGGGGGTCGAGCCGACCTGA
- the aglM gene encoding UDP-glucose 6-dehydrogenase AglM produces the protein MNIAVVGSGYVGTTIAACFADLGHDVTAIDIDEDIVERLNRGEASIHEPGLDELLSEHAGGRLTATTDYDAITDCDVTFLALPTPSREDGSIDASIIEGGARSVGEALSGGSEEHLVVVKSTVVPGTTEEALIPAIEDGAGEAVGERIRVGMNPEFLREGSAVTDFLEPDKVVLGASDDWSHERLESVFEPLIERAEPAVVEATVREAEMIKYANNAFLASKISLINEIGNVCKEFGIDAYRIADAIGLDDRIGEQFLRSGVGWGGSCFPKDVDALRAAAREAGYEPELLDSVVAVNDRQPERMLALLEKHVDVEGARIAVLGLSFKPGTDDIRNSRSIPAIEGLVERGADVVAYDPVATENMRELFPDVEYADSASEALSGADGTLVMTDWDEFAALGDAFEGMASPVVIDGRRIVEPSESITYEGLTW, from the coding sequence ATGAACATCGCAGTCGTCGGCAGCGGCTACGTCGGGACGACGATCGCCGCCTGTTTCGCCGATCTCGGACACGACGTCACGGCCATCGACATCGACGAGGACATCGTCGAGCGGCTCAACCGTGGAGAGGCCTCGATCCACGAGCCCGGACTCGACGAGTTGCTCTCCGAGCACGCCGGCGGGCGGCTCACCGCGACCACCGACTACGACGCGATCACCGACTGTGACGTCACGTTCCTCGCGCTGCCGACTCCCTCCCGGGAGGATGGGAGCATCGACGCCTCGATCATCGAGGGCGGCGCGCGCTCGGTCGGCGAGGCGCTTTCCGGTGGGAGCGAAGAGCATCTCGTCGTCGTCAAAAGCACGGTCGTTCCCGGCACGACCGAGGAAGCGCTGATCCCGGCGATCGAGGACGGTGCCGGCGAGGCCGTCGGCGAGCGGATCAGGGTCGGGATGAACCCCGAGTTCCTGCGGGAGGGGTCGGCGGTGACGGACTTCCTCGAGCCCGACAAGGTGGTGCTGGGCGCGAGCGACGACTGGAGCCACGAGCGCCTCGAGAGCGTCTTCGAGCCGCTGATCGAGCGGGCCGAGCCCGCGGTCGTCGAGGCCACGGTCAGGGAGGCCGAGATGATCAAGTACGCGAACAACGCCTTCCTGGCCTCGAAGATCAGCCTGATCAACGAGATCGGCAACGTCTGCAAGGAGTTCGGGATCGACGCCTACCGGATCGCCGACGCCATCGGGCTCGACGATCGCATCGGCGAGCAGTTCCTCCGCTCGGGCGTGGGGTGGGGCGGCTCCTGCTTCCCGAAGGACGTCGACGCGCTGCGGGCCGCGGCCCGCGAGGCCGGCTACGAGCCCGAACTGCTCGATTCGGTCGTCGCGGTCAACGATCGCCAGCCCGAGCGGATGCTTGCGCTGCTCGAGAAACACGTCGACGTCGAGGGCGCGCGGATCGCGGTGCTGGGGCTCTCCTTCAAGCCCGGCACCGACGACATCCGCAACTCGCGGTCGATCCCCGCCATCGAAGGGCTCGTAGAGCGCGGCGCCGACGTGGTGGCCTACGACCCCGTCGCGACCGAGAACATGCGCGAGCTGTTCCCCGACGTCGAGTACGCCGACTCGGCGAGCGAGGCGCTCTCGGGCGCCGACGGCACGCTCGTGATGACCGACTGGGACGAGTTCGCCGCCCTCGGGGACGCCTTCGAGGGGATGGCCTCGCCGGTGGTGATCGACGGCCGGCGGATCGTCGAGCCGAGCGAGTCGATCACCTACGAGGGACTGACCTGGTAG
- a CDS encoding DNA-directed RNA polymerase subunit epsilon, whose product MANPDGGPERSDEHPEAAGTFEEEGPRWIDDRAGSGSLSRADAQRDNTVRRWDVLTPSATMIGRADSPENDLSERIRRLHDEQHTATKGHSTRTHYLDRLRTTHALCSALDVTPWQRDRALGVMEELDLTAFGSQRGIPKVALVVIRHVVDVERRGYLGLDDLDPTALSEERLEDLFEQYRENDITDEAPFEQLAERHDLDTTSLNRLRRVLKEQLDAGIGDRPYGRNPYRDPNLPNFSDRTIRERSDG is encoded by the coding sequence ATGGCGAACCCCGACGGCGGCCCCGAGCGCTCCGACGAGCACCCGGAAGCCGCCGGTACGTTCGAGGAGGAGGGTCCGCGCTGGATCGACGACCGGGCGGGCTCGGGCTCGCTCTCGCGGGCCGACGCCCAGCGGGACAACACCGTCCGCCGGTGGGACGTCCTGACGCCGAGCGCGACGATGATCGGGCGCGCCGACTCGCCCGAGAACGACCTCTCAGAGCGGATCCGCCGACTCCACGACGAACAGCACACCGCGACGAAGGGCCACAGCACCCGCACGCACTACCTCGACCGGCTGCGGACCACCCATGCGCTCTGTAGCGCGCTCGACGTCACCCCCTGGCAGCGCGACCGCGCGCTCGGGGTGATGGAGGAGCTCGACCTGACGGCCTTCGGCAGCCAGCGCGGGATCCCGAAGGTTGCACTAGTGGTGATCCGCCACGTCGTCGACGTCGAACGGCGCGGCTATCTGGGCCTCGACGACCTCGACCCGACGGCGCTCTCCGAGGAGCGTCTGGAGGACCTGTTCGAACAGTACCGCGAGAACGACATCACCGACGAGGCGCCCTTCGAGCAGCTGGCCGAGCGCCACGACCTCGACACGACCAGCCTCAACCGGCTGCGCCGCGTGCTGAAGGAACAGCTCGACGCGGGGATCGGCGACCGGCCCTACGGCCGCAACCCGTATCGCGACCCGAACCTGCCGAACTTCTCGGATCGGACGATCAGGGAGCGAAGCGACGGCTGA
- a CDS encoding cation-translocating P-type ATPase yields MNVNETTPERGEEGPRTVRLSVPEMDCPSCAGKVENALARTEGVVDADLSPTTGTAAVSYDPDRATRADVVAAVERAGYEVADGGEEDDGGMAPPSAVWSSPRAIKTWIGAAFLVAGLAVEFVLTGWNAPLFTVGWLELDVAGALLAAAVLASGLPVVRDGYYSALNRSLDIDLLMATAIVAASAIGYFVEAATLAVLFSIAELLEEYAMDRTRDSLRELLELAPEEATVLQDGTERTVPVEAVDIGDLVAVRPGERIPVDGVVREGESAVDQSPITGESVPADKAPGDEVYAGTIAEAGYLEIETTAESDGTTLSRIITLVQEAQSKRTESERFVDRFAGYYTPVIVALAVLTALVPPLVAGAAWGTWFVRGLTLLVIACPCAFVISTPVSVASGVTAAARNGVLIKGGNHLESMGAVDAVAFDKTGTLTTGDLAVTDVVPFGGSERELLGHAAALESRSEHPIAGAILDRADDEGISPPAVSGFESLTGKGVRGEVDGAEHYAGKPALFEELGFDLSGRATETDGGTSARPMADPGRAVETVATLERDGKTVVLVGTDERLLGAIGVADEVRPGAKRAIEALHELGIAPLVMLTGDNEGTARAVARELGVDEYRADLLPDEKVEAVEDLEAEHGSVAMVGDGINDAPALATATVSVAMGAAGTDTAIETADIALMGDDVSRLPYLYALSNEANDVIRQNIWSSLGVKLLLAVGVPLGYVSVALAVVVGDMGMSLAVTGNAMRLSRVSPERYLER; encoded by the coding sequence ATGAACGTGAACGAAACGACGCCCGAGAGGGGCGAAGAGGGCCCGCGAACGGTGCGGCTGTCGGTGCCCGAGATGGACTGTCCGTCGTGTGCGGGGAAGGTCGAGAACGCCCTCGCGCGCACGGAGGGGGTCGTCGACGCCGACCTCTCGCCCACGACGGGCACCGCGGCCGTCAGCTACGACCCCGACCGGGCGACGCGGGCCGACGTCGTCGCCGCCGTCGAGCGTGCCGGTTACGAGGTGGCGGATGGGGGGGAAGAGGACGACGGGGGGATGGCCCCGCCGTCGGCGGTGTGGTCGAGCCCGCGCGCGATCAAGACGTGGATCGGCGCGGCCTTCCTCGTCGCCGGGCTGGCCGTCGAGTTCGTCCTCACCGGCTGGAACGCGCCCCTGTTCACCGTCGGCTGGCTCGAGCTCGACGTCGCCGGCGCGCTGCTCGCGGCCGCGGTCCTGGCGAGCGGGCTGCCGGTCGTCCGGGACGGCTACTACTCCGCGCTCAACCGCAGCCTCGACATTGATCTGCTGATGGCGACGGCCATCGTCGCGGCGTCGGCGATCGGCTACTTCGTCGAGGCGGCCACTCTCGCGGTGCTGTTCTCCATCGCGGAGCTGCTCGAGGAGTACGCGATGGACCGCACGCGCGACTCGCTGCGCGAGCTGCTCGAACTGGCGCCCGAGGAGGCGACGGTTCTGCAGGACGGTACGGAGCGCACCGTCCCCGTCGAGGCGGTCGATATCGGGGACCTCGTCGCCGTCCGGCCCGGCGAGCGGATCCCCGTCGACGGGGTCGTCCGCGAGGGCGAGAGCGCGGTCGACCAGTCGCCGATCACCGGCGAGAGCGTTCCCGCCGACAAGGCCCCCGGCGACGAGGTCTACGCGGGGACGATCGCCGAGGCGGGCTACCTCGAGATCGAGACGACGGCCGAAAGCGACGGGACGACGCTCTCGCGGATCATCACGCTGGTACAGGAGGCCCAGTCGAAGCGGACCGAGTCGGAGCGGTTCGTCGACCGGTTCGCGGGCTACTACACGCCCGTCATCGTGGCCCTCGCGGTCCTCACCGCGCTCGTCCCGCCGCTCGTCGCCGGGGCCGCGTGGGGGACGTGGTTCGTCCGCGGGCTGACGCTGCTGGTGATCGCCTGCCCGTGTGCGTTCGTCATCTCGACGCCGGTCAGCGTCGCCTCCGGCGTCACCGCGGCCGCGAGAAACGGCGTCCTGATCAAGGGCGGCAACCACCTCGAGTCGATGGGCGCGGTCGACGCCGTCGCCTTCGACAAGACCGGCACCCTGACGACCGGCGACCTCGCGGTGACCGACGTCGTCCCGTTCGGGGGGAGCGAACGCGAGCTCCTCGGACACGCGGCCGCCCTCGAATCGCGGAGCGAGCACCCGATCGCCGGCGCGATCCTCGATCGGGCGGACGACGAGGGGATCTCGCCGCCCGCGGTCTCGGGGTTCGAGAGCCTCACCGGCAAGGGCGTCCGCGGCGAGGTCGACGGCGCCGAACACTACGCGGGCAAGCCCGCACTGTTCGAGGAGCTGGGCTTCGACCTCTCGGGTCGGGCGACCGAGACCGACGGCGGGACCTCCGCCCGTCCGATGGCCGATCCGGGCAGGGCGGTCGAGACGGTCGCCACGCTGGAGCGCGACGGGAAGACGGTCGTGCTCGTCGGGACGGACGAGCGGCTGCTGGGCGCGATCGGGGTCGCCGACGAGGTCCGACCGGGAGCCAAACGGGCGATCGAGGCCCTCCACGAGCTTGGGATCGCGCCGCTGGTGATGCTCACCGGCGACAACGAGGGGACCGCCCGCGCGGTCGCCCGCGAGCTCGGCGTCGACGAGTACCGCGCGGACCTGCTCCCCGACGAGAAGGTGGAAGCGGTCGAGGACCTCGAGGCCGAGCACGGCTCGGTCGCGATGGTCGGCGACGGGATCAACGACGCGCCGGCGCTGGCGACCGCGACGGTGAGCGTCGCGATGGGCGCGGCGGGGACGGACACGGCGATCGAGACGGCCGACATCGCGCTGATGGGCGACGACGTCTCGCGGCTCCCCTACCTGTACGCGCTCTCGAACGAGGCCAACGACGTGATCCGCCAGAACATCTGGAGCAGCCTCGGGGTCAAGCTCCTGCTGGCGGTCGGCGTGCCGTTGGGCTACGTCTCGGTCGCGCTCGCGGTCGTCGTCGGCGACATGGGGATGAGCCTCGCGGTCACCGGCAACGCGATGCGCCTGTCGCGGGTGAGTCCCGAACGCTATCTCGAACGCTGA
- a CDS encoding competence/damage-inducible protein A: MEVAILTVGDEVLAGDTANTNATWLAGRLTEGGATVVRILTVPDDRALIAEVVQEWADAFDAVIVTGGLGGTPDDVTADAIADAFDRGLAVDDAVREDVLETVAAYRDENPETVAAHDLEIDVDAWAALPEGSRALINPAGLCPGCVLGNVYAFPGVPDEMKALFEEVAPEFGGDVVSRTLYTPQPEGSMVGVLAEARKELDASVGSYPATERQNRLKVSASDSAAVEEAVAWLRERVEIDDGGSGNEE; the protein is encoded by the coding sequence ATGGAAGTCGCGATCCTCACCGTCGGCGACGAGGTGCTCGCGGGCGACACCGCGAACACGAACGCGACGTGGCTCGCGGGCCGCCTGACCGAGGGCGGCGCGACCGTCGTCCGGATCCTCACCGTCCCCGACGACCGCGCGCTCATCGCCGAGGTCGTCCAGGAGTGGGCCGACGCCTTCGACGCCGTAATCGTCACCGGCGGGCTCGGGGGCACCCCCGACGACGTCACCGCCGACGCGATCGCCGACGCCTTCGACCGGGGACTGGCCGTCGACGACGCCGTCCGCGAGGACGTCCTCGAGACCGTCGCGGCCTACCGGGACGAGAACCCCGAAACGGTGGCCGCCCACGACCTCGAGATCGACGTCGACGCGTGGGCGGCCCTGCCCGAGGGCTCGCGCGCGCTGATCAACCCCGCGGGGCTCTGTCCGGGCTGCGTGCTCGGGAACGTCTACGCGTTCCCGGGGGTGCCCGACGAGATGAAGGCGTTGTTCGAGGAGGTCGCCCCGGAGTTCGGCGGCGACGTCGTCTCGCGGACGCTCTACACCCCCCAGCCCGAGGGGTCGATGGTCGGCGTGCTCGCGGAGGCTCGGAAGGAACTCGACGCGTCGGTCGGCAGCTACCCCGCCACCGAGCGGCAAAACCGTCTGAAGGTGAGCGCGTCCGACTCCGCAGCGGTCGAGGAGGCGGTCGCGTGGCTGCGCGAGCGCGTCGAGATCGACGACGGCGGAAGTGGGAACGAGGAGTAG
- a CDS encoding thiamine-phosphate synthase family protein encodes MALTLPSEIVVERFLPTARSMLAVELHERGLSQRAIAARLGVSQAAVSKYLNEEHPGEPRLANDPRMGRTIEAIADGFVDGTMDEFEALAELLELVHGFEDRGPICELHEAEMPALEGLGCDLCVRGPDRARQAERDALANVREAVRRFESAAPVDHVPNVGTNVATALPDAADATDVAAVPGRLHAMRGRVNVPSDPEFGASEHVARTLLAARAARSEVGGALNLRTSEALLSAAREAGLPTVEFDASYEDREERLRELLSEGDGVPCVLYHEGAFGIEPITYVLDRDAVGAVETAIELVGS; translated from the coding sequence GTGGCGCTGACCCTTCCAAGCGAGATCGTCGTCGAGCGGTTCCTGCCGACCGCCCGCTCGATGCTGGCGGTCGAGCTGCACGAGCGGGGGCTCTCCCAGCGGGCGATCGCCGCCCGGCTCGGGGTCTCGCAGGCGGCCGTGAGCAAGTACCTCAACGAGGAGCACCCCGGCGAGCCGCGACTCGCGAACGATCCCCGGATGGGGAGGACGATCGAGGCGATCGCCGACGGCTTCGTGGACGGGACGATGGACGAGTTCGAGGCGCTCGCCGAGCTGCTCGAACTCGTCCACGGGTTCGAGGACCGAGGCCCGATCTGCGAGCTCCACGAGGCGGAGATGCCGGCGCTCGAGGGCCTGGGTTGTGACCTCTGTGTCCGCGGGCCCGACCGGGCCAGACAGGCCGAGCGCGACGCCCTCGCGAACGTCCGGGAAGCGGTGCGGCGCTTCGAGTCCGCCGCCCCCGTCGATCACGTCCCGAACGTCGGAACCAACGTCGCGACGGCCCTGCCCGACGCGGCCGACGCGACGGACGTCGCCGCCGTCCCCGGGCGGCTCCACGCGATGCGCGGGCGGGTCAACGTGCCCTCGGACCCGGAGTTCGGCGCCTCCGAGCACGTCGCCCGCACGCTGCTCGCCGCCCGGGCCGCGCGCTCGGAGGTCGGGGGCGCGCTGAACCTGCGGACCTCCGAGGCGCTGCTCTCGGCCGCCCGGGAGGCGGGGCTCCCGACCGTCGAGTTCGACGCGAGCTACGAGGATCGCGAGGAACGGCTGCGGGAGCTGCTGTCGGAGGGCGACGGGGTCCCCTGCGTGCTCTATCACGAGGGCGCGTTCGGGATCGAGCCGATCACGTACGTCCTCGATCGCGACGCCGTCGGGGCCGTCGAAACGGCGATCGAGCTCGTGGGATCCTGA
- the thiC gene encoding phosphomethylpyrimidine synthase ThiC — MVRTQLQRARAGETTPAMKRVAERENRDPEFVREQVAEGQAVIPANRVHSALDPMVIGREFATKVNANIGNSEETSDPREELRKLHTAVHYGADTVMDLSTGEDLDAIREANVARSPVPIGTVPIYEAVKRAGEPAAITRELLLEVIEKQARQGVDYMTIHAGVLMEHLPLTDGRKTGIVSRGGSILAQWMEENAMQNPLYTEFEAICRMFAEHDVTFSLGDGLRPGCLADASDEAQFAELDTLGELTRTAWDHGVQVMVEGPGHVPMDEIAANVERQREVCDGAPFYVLGPLVTDVAPGYDHVTSAIGATEAGRAGAAMLCYVTPKEHLGLPEEADVREGLAAYRIAAHAADVANDLPGARDWDDALSEARYEFDWRRQFDLALDPERARESHDQSLPGDNYKEARFCSMCGAEFCSMRIDQDARAVDGEMTAIDGGTDLDSSRAGDANLPPTGSHDTSRVPDEIEIDGVRFTPVSSADD, encoded by the coding sequence ATGGTACGAACCCAGCTACAGCGGGCCCGGGCGGGAGAGACGACGCCGGCGATGAAACGGGTCGCCGAGCGCGAGAACCGCGATCCCGAGTTCGTCCGCGAGCAGGTCGCGGAGGGGCAGGCGGTCATCCCGGCCAACCGCGTCCACAGCGCGCTCGATCCGATGGTCATCGGTCGGGAGTTCGCGACGAAGGTCAACGCGAACATCGGCAACTCCGAGGAGACCAGCGACCCCCGCGAGGAGCTCCGGAAGCTCCACACGGCGGTTCACTACGGCGCCGACACGGTAATGGATCTCTCGACCGGCGAGGACCTCGATGCGATCCGGGAGGCCAACGTCGCACGTTCGCCGGTGCCGATCGGGACCGTCCCGATCTACGAGGCGGTCAAACGGGCCGGGGAGCCCGCCGCCATCACCCGCGAGCTCCTGCTCGAGGTCATCGAGAAGCAGGCCCGCCAGGGCGTCGACTACATGACGATCCACGCGGGGGTCCTGATGGAGCACCTCCCGCTGACCGACGGCCGGAAGACGGGCATCGTCTCGCGGGGCGGTTCGATCCTCGCCCAGTGGATGGAGGAGAACGCCATGCAGAACCCGCTGTATACCGAGTTCGAGGCGATCTGTAGGATGTTCGCCGAGCACGACGTGACGTTCTCGCTGGGCGATGGGCTCCGACCGGGCTGTCTGGCCGACGCGAGCGACGAGGCGCAGTTCGCCGAGCTCGATACCCTCGGCGAGCTCACTCGGACGGCGTGGGACCACGGCGTCCAGGTAATGGTCGAGGGGCCGGGCCACGTCCCGATGGACGAGATCGCCGCCAACGTCGAGCGCCAGCGAGAGGTCTGTGACGGCGCGCCCTTCTACGTGCTCGGCCCGCTCGTGACCGACGTCGCGCCGGGTTACGACCACGTCACCAGTGCGATCGGCGCGACCGAGGCCGGGCGCGCGGGCGCGGCGATGCTCTGTTACGTCACGCCCAAGGAACATCTGGGCCTGCCCGAGGAGGCGGACGTCCGCGAGGGGCTCGCGGCCTACCGGATCGCGGCCCACGCGGCCGACGTCGCGAACGACCTTCCCGGCGCGCGCGACTGGGACGACGCGCTCTCGGAAGCCAGATACGAGTTCGACTGGCGCCGCCAGTTCGACCTCGCGCTCGATCCGGAGCGCGCCCGCGAGTCCCACGACCAGTCCCTCCCTGGGGACAACTACAAGGAGGCGCGCTTCTGTTCGATGTGTGGCGCGGAGTTCTGCTCGATGCGGATCGATCAGGACGCCCGGGCGGTAGACGGCGAGATGACGGCGATCGACGGCGGGACGGATCTCGACTCGTCTCGGGCTGGCGACGCGAACCTCCCGCCGACCGGGAGCCACGACACGAGCCGGGTGCCCGACGAGATCGAGATCGACGGGGTCCGGTTCACTCCCGTTTCCTCGGCCGACGACTGA
- a CDS encoding helix-turn-helix domain-containing protein, whose protein sequence is MATIAEIRLPAREFALSATLDTLEEVNFEIERIVAHDPENIMPYIWATSADPDELDEALQDDPSIAQVKRIAEPGEETLYQMEWIDSIEALVHILIEEDGTILAAEGRQDGWFMRILFPDRDALSRTYEFCEEHDLTIDIQRIYNIDRGKQGRFGLTDDQEETIAAAYDHGYYDVPRDVSLSDFADELDISHQALSERLRRGHKTLVENTVIVGRDGGED, encoded by the coding sequence ATGGCAACTATCGCCGAAATCCGACTCCCGGCACGGGAGTTCGCGCTCAGCGCGACTCTCGATACCCTGGAGGAGGTCAACTTCGAGATCGAGCGGATCGTCGCCCACGATCCTGAGAACATCATGCCGTACATCTGGGCGACGAGCGCGGATCCCGACGAGCTCGACGAAGCGCTCCAGGACGACCCGAGCATCGCTCAAGTCAAGCGGATCGCCGAGCCGGGCGAGGAGACGCTGTATCAGATGGAGTGGATCGATTCGATCGAAGCCCTCGTCCACATCCTCATCGAGGAGGACGGCACGATCCTCGCCGCCGAGGGCCGCCAGGACGGCTGGTTCATGCGGATCCTCTTCCCCGATCGGGACGCGCTCTCGCGGACCTACGAGTTCTGCGAGGAACACGACCTCACCATCGACATCCAGCGCATCTACAACATCGACCGGGGCAAACAGGGCCGCTTCGGGCTGACCGACGACCAGGAGGAGACCATCGCCGCGGCCTACGACCACGGCTACTACGACGTCCCGCGGGACGTATCGCTGTCGGACTTCGCTGACGAGCTCGACATCTCCCACCAGGCGCTCTCCGAGCGCCTCCGGCGGGGCCACAAGACCCTCGTCGAGAACACCGTCATCGTCGGGCGCGACGGCGGCGAGGACTAG
- a CDS encoding basic amino acid ABC transporter substrate-binding protein, with protein MRRRTYLKLGGGAAIGASLGGCLDSVTGGGDDDSEIVAGTAPGFPPFEMNEGGELVGFDIDLLEAVVEETDYTLADDWEEFEFESLIPALENDNIDVIAAAMTIDPEREETIAFSDPYYEANQSVLVREDEDVDWETIEDLEGVTVGAQSGTTGEAVVEDELIEAGLIDDGDYNTYDNYVLGVEDLENGNVDAIVLDVPVAETFANDRAVEVAFTYETGEEYGFGLRQDEEELQSALNEGLATVQEDGRYEELVDEWFGN; from the coding sequence ATGCGACGACGGACGTATCTCAAGCTCGGTGGGGGCGCAGCGATCGGAGCGAGTCTCGGGGGCTGTCTCGACAGTGTGACAGGCGGTGGCGACGACGATTCGGAGATCGTCGCCGGGACGGCGCCCGGCTTCCCCCCGTTCGAGATGAACGAGGGCGGCGAGCTCGTGGGCTTCGACATCGACCTGCTCGAGGCGGTCGTCGAGGAGACCGACTACACCCTCGCCGACGACTGGGAGGAGTTCGAGTTCGAGTCGCTCATCCCCGCCCTGGAGAACGACAACATCGACGTGATCGCCGCGGCGATGACGATCGACCCCGAGCGCGAGGAGACGATCGCCTTCTCGGACCCCTACTACGAGGCCAACCAGTCCGTTCTCGTCCGCGAGGACGAGGACGTCGACTGGGAGACGATCGAGGACCTCGAGGGTGTGACCGTCGGCGCCCAGAGCGGGACGACCGGCGAGGCCGTCGTCGAGGACGAGCTGATCGAGGCCGGCCTGATCGACGACGGCGACTACAACACCTACGACAACTACGTGCTGGGGGTCGAGGACCTCGAGAACGGCAACGTCGACGCGATCGTCCTCGACGTGCCGGTCGCCGAGACGTTCGCCAACGACCGGGCGGTCGAGGTCGCCTTCACCTACGAGACCGGCGAGGAGTACGGCTTCGGACTCCGGCAGGACGAGGAGGAGCTCCAGAGCGCGCTCAACGAGGGACTGGCTACGGTCCAGGAGGACGGCCGCTACGAGGAGCTCGTCGACGAGTGGTTCGGCAACTGA